The Seleniivibrio woodruffii genome segment AGAGTGCCGGAGTTTTTCACGTTAAAGTTTTTAATTGTAAGGTGCGGATCGACAAGATGAGTACCGATGGAAAGTGTAGGCCTTTTGATGTTTACCATGGCCGCAGGGTTGTAGTAAACAGCATAGGGATCGTCTATCCCTGCTGTAACCGCTCCGCCCATCGCAGTTGCTTTTGAGCCGATACCGTAGGTATCAACGTGTCCTGCAAAAGCTGTCAGAGCTGATGTAAGAAGCAGTGCGGAACTTAATAAAAATTTCTTCATAAATCCTCCACATTAAGAATCCAAGAGAGATTATTATATCGCAAAGGATTTATCAACAAGAAAGTTTACAGATTAATTAAACAGAATAATCAATTAATATGCTAATAATTATTCATAATTCTGTTAAACATATGACAGAAATATGTATTAAAGCTCCATATCCCTGCCGTATACCGCATGAATAATTTCCCGTGCCGTCTCCTCGATGGATTTATTTGTTGTGTTAACCATGTTCCATCTGCGGTGTTTGCGCACCAGTTCATAACAGAACTCGACCTCTTCAAAAATCTTGCTGAGGCTGTTGTATGAGCTGGTGGTTTTATAGTGTCTCAGGCGGGCACTTCTTATCTTCTGCAGAACCTCAGGCTCCATCATAAGAATGACGACCTTGTTCTGGTCGATCTTGAAAATATCCTCAGAAATCGGCACTTCGGGCACAAGGGGAACGTTTATCACCTTGAAGCCCTGCTGAGCCAGATAGAAGGATGTGGGGGTTTTTGATGTTCTGGAAAGCCCCAGAATAACAAGGTCGGCCTCGTGTATGCCTTTCAGCGTCTTGCCGTCGTCGTGGGTCAGGGTGAACTCCATTGCCTCGATACGCTTGAAGTATTTCTCGTCCACCTTTCGCAGAACACCGGGCAGTTCCATCGGCTCCTTGTTCAGATGCTTTGACAGAGCATCCAGCGAAGGCCCCAGAATGTCCACATGGGACAGCCCGTTCTCCTCGCAGAATCTTTTGACAATATCCCTCTTCTCCCTGCCGACCATTGTGCAGGCCACCATGGAATTCTCTATCTTCGCATGCTCAAGGATCGAGAGCAGCTGGGTATCGTCCTGCACCATTGCATAGACGGAAAGTTTCATGTTGGGGTCTGAAAACTGGAGCAGAGCCGCTTTCATTATATTCACCGCACTCTGGCCGGTACCGTCGGATATGATATAGATTTTGTCAGACATTAAGCATCTCCATCAGTTGTTCTTCGCTGATAACCGCAACACCCAGTTTCTGCGCCTTTTCCAGTTTGGAACCGGCACTCTCGCCCGCAAGAAGATAATTCAGGTTCTTTGAGACCGACGACAAAAGTTTGCCGCCGTTGTCCTTTATAAGCTGATGGAAGTGCTCTCTGGGCCTGCTGAG includes the following:
- a CDS encoding pyruvate, water dikinase regulatory protein, with product MSDKIYIISDGTGQSAVNIMKAALLQFSDPNMKLSVYAMVQDDTQLLSILEHAKIENSMVACTMVGREKRDIVKRFCEENGLSHVDILGPSLDALSKHLNKEPMELPGVLRKVDEKYFKRIEAMEFTLTHDDGKTLKGIHEADLVILGLSRTSKTPTSFYLAQQGFKVINVPLVPEVPISEDIFKIDQNKVVILMMEPEVLQKIRSARLRHYKTTSSYNSLSKIFEEVEFCYELVRKHRRWNMVNTTNKSIEETAREIIHAVYGRDMEL